From the Chloroflexus aurantiacus J-10-fl genome, one window contains:
- a CDS encoding Ig-like domain-containing protein, producing MKRFLIRFWVFLLIVTLLRVDQPMHVVQAAGFVVNSLADDTVDNDLCTLREAILTSNNIPPNDDCGPGSADDDVITFSVSGTIVLNTPMVNITSGQGALTIDGGRNIVISGNNLAIFTVAVGADLTLSNLTVTDGNATLGGAINNLGGTVNIINSTFSNNDASNLGGAIYNTGGIVTITSSTFTNNSSATLGGVIYNTGGTVTITNSTFSNNNAALLGGTIYNVSGTINLYNTIVANSGSSGDCVNLGTIGAAYNNLIEDSTNACGLINGVNGNIIGSDPDLGPLTGAPAYFPLNTGSPAIDNGSNAYCAATDQRGVLRPQDGDGNSSVVCDIGAYEVDIATRTVVNITRAGADPTNAATATFTVTFSEPVTGLDSADFSLTTTGSISGASVGSVSGSGASYTVTVTTGSGDGTLRLDIPTAATITDLAGNTVGGLPFTGGESYTIDKTTPTVVNITRAGADPTNATTATFTVTFSEPVTGLDSADFSLTTTGSISGASVGSVSGSGASYTVTVATGSGDGSLRLDLNPSGTGITDSAGNAISGGFTGGESYTIDKTTPTVVNITRAGADPTNATTATFTVTFSEPVTGLDSADFSLTTTGSISGASVGSVSGSGASYTVTVTTGSGDGSLRLDLNPSGTGITDSAGNAISGGFTGGESYTIDKTTPTVVSITRAEADPTNAATATFTVTFSEPVTGLDSTDFSLTTTGSISGASVSSVSGSGAAYTVTVTTGSGDGSLRLDIPTAATITDLAGNAVGGLPFTGGESYTVDRSLLTVTINQAPAQTDPAISSPIRFIVIFNKPINPTTFTASDITLGGSAPGTLTVTITEIAPNNGTTFEVVVSGMSGNGTVIASIPVNVVQDLAGNGNTASTSTDNEVTYQPEIRIYLPVIMR from the coding sequence TTGCTGATTGTCACGCTACTGCGTGTTGACCAGCCTATGCACGTAGTTCAGGCAGCAGGGTTTGTTGTTAATAGTCTGGCCGACGATACCGTAGATAATGACCTTTGTACTCTTCGCGAAGCGATTCTAACCTCTAACAATATCCCTCCAAACGATGATTGCGGCCCCGGCAGTGCTGATGATGATGTTATCACGTTTAGCGTAAGTGGAACAATAGTTCTAAATACGCCGATGGTAAATATTACCAGTGGACAAGGGGCATTGACCATTGATGGCGGCAGAAATATCGTCATCAGTGGAAACAATCTTGCTATATTTACCGTCGCTGTCGGTGCGGATCTCACCCTAAGCAACCTGACAGTTACTGATGGCAATGCGACGCTTGGTGGAGCGATCAATAACCTGGGAGGTACAGTAAATATTATCAATAGTACCTTCTCCAACAATGATGCATCAAATCTGGGTGGAGCAATTTACAATACAGGTGGTATCGTCACAATCACCAGTAGCACTTTTACCAATAACAGTTCAGCTACTCTCGGTGGAGTTATTTATAATACAGGTGGCACGGTAACTATCACTAATAGCACCTTCTCTAATAATAACGCAGCTTTACTTGGCGGAACCATTTACAACGTTAGCGGAACTATCAATCTTTACAATACTATCGTTGCAAATAGTGGTAGCAGCGGTGATTGCGTGAACCTGGGCACAATTGGGGCTGCCTATAATAACCTGATTGAAGATAGCACCAATGCCTGTGGCTTGATAAATGGTGTGAATGGTAACATTATCGGGTCTGATCCTGATTTAGGCCCCCTGACAGGTGCTCCCGCCTACTTTCCTCTAAATACCGGTAGTCCGGCGATTGACAATGGGAGCAATGCTTACTGTGCAGCAACCGATCAGCGCGGCGTTTTACGGCCACAGGATGGCGATGGAAACAGCAGTGTGGTTTGCGACATCGGTGCATATGAAGTAGATATTGCCACCCGGACGGTGGTGAACATCACCCGCGCCGGAGCTGATCCCACCAACGCCGCTACGGCGACCTTTACCGTCACCTTCAGCGAGCCGGTCACCGGCCTGGACAGCGCCGACTTCAGCCTCACCACCACCGGCAGCATTAGTGGCGCGAGTGTCGGCAGCGTGAGCGGCAGTGGCGCGTCCTACACCGTTACCGTCACTACCGGTAGTGGCGATGGTACTCTGCGGCTGGACATTCCAACCGCTGCCACCATCACCGACCTGGCCGGCAATACCGTCGGCGGGCTGCCGTTCACCGGCGGCGAGAGCTATACCATCGACAAGACCACCCCGACGGTGGTGAACATCACCCGCGCCGGAGCCGATCCCACCAACGCCACTACGGCGACCTTTACCGTCACCTTCAGCGAGCCGGTCACCGGCCTGGACAGCGCCGACTTCAGCCTCACCACCACCGGCAGCATCAGCGGCGCGAGTGTCGGCAGCGTGAGCGGCAGTGGCGCGTCCTACACCGTTACCGTGGCCACCGGCAGTGGTGATGGCAGTCTGCGACTGGACCTCAACCCATCCGGCACCGGGATTACCGACAGCGCCGGGAATGCGATTAGCGGTGGCTTCACCGGCGGCGAGAGCTATACCATCGACAAGACCACCCCGACGGTGGTGAACATCACCCGCGCCGGAGCCGATCCCACCAACGCCACTACGGCGACCTTTACCGTCACCTTCAGCGAGCCGGTCACCGGCCTGGACAGCGCCGACTTCAGCCTCACCACCACCGGCAGCATCAGCGGCGCGAGTGTCGGCAGCGTGAGCGGCAGTGGCGCGTCCTACACCGTTACCGTCACTACTGGCAGTGGTGATGGCAGTCTGCGACTGGACCTCAACCCATCCGGCACCGGGATTACCGACAGCGCCGGGAATGCGATCAGCGGTGGCTTCACCGGCGGTGAGAGCTACACCATCGACAAGACCACCCCGACGGTGGTGAGCATCACCCGCGCCGAAGCTGACCCCACCAACGCCGCCACGGCGACCTTTACCGTCACCTTCAGCGAGCCGGTCACCGGTCTGGACAGCACCGACTTCAGCCTCACCACCACCGGCAGCATCAGCGGCGCGAGTGTCAGTAGCGTGAGTGGTAGTGGCGCGGCCTACACCGTTACTGTCACGACCGGCAGCGGCGATGGCAGCCTGCGGCTGGACATTCCAACCGCTGCCACCATCACCGACCTGGCCGGCAATGCCGTCGGCGGGCTGCCGTTCACCGGCGGTGAGAGCTATACTGTGGATCGGAGCCTGCTGACCGTCACCATTAACCAGGCTCCTGCACAGACAGACCCGGCCATTAGCAGCCCGATCCGCTTCATCGTGATCTTCAATAAGCCGATTAACCCGACCACCTTCACCGCCAGCGATATTACGCTCGGTGGTAGTGCACCCGGCACACTGACTGTCACCATCACCGAGATTGCGCCAAACAACGGCACTACCTTCGAGGTAGTAGTCAGTGGGATGAGCGGCAACGGTACGGTCATCGCCAGTATTCCGGTGAATGTCGTGCAAGACCTGGCAGGGAACGGTAATACGGCCAGCACCAGTACTGACAACGAGGTGACCTACCAGCCTGAAATTCGTATCTATTTGCCGGTGATTATGCGGTAG
- a CDS encoding lysophospholipid acyltransferase family protein encodes MTTPRIPANKIWIADEAIYYLLARPALKRSFDHVWFAQYGPRPDPRHGPYIFYLNHSAWWDGYMMMLIHRAIMHRAFDSYVMMEERQLRAYRFFTWCGAFSIERRDPDDAQRSQLYAANLLRERRDRALYIFPQGRIEANDYRPLTVYPGIARIAALVGDVTLCPIALRYEFLGQQWPHAFVQIGPAHPPASRDDIEAIRRDVAMRLTDAVDRLRTDVIEQRLGRFQPLLSGRWGIDRTWDAVRGWFRRRGGDDGPAAVAANRLRARS; translated from the coding sequence ATGACGACCCCACGCATTCCGGCAAACAAAATCTGGATCGCCGATGAAGCCATCTACTACCTGCTCGCACGTCCGGCGCTCAAACGGAGCTTCGATCACGTCTGGTTTGCTCAATACGGCCCGCGTCCCGACCCACGTCACGGCCCGTACATCTTCTACCTTAACCATTCAGCGTGGTGGGATGGGTACATGATGATGCTGATCCATCGCGCCATCATGCACCGTGCGTTTGATAGTTATGTCATGATGGAAGAGCGTCAACTACGTGCTTACCGCTTCTTCACCTGGTGCGGTGCATTTTCTATTGAACGACGCGATCCTGATGATGCGCAACGCTCGCAGCTCTACGCTGCGAATCTGTTACGCGAACGGCGAGATCGAGCACTCTACATCTTTCCGCAGGGACGGATCGAGGCAAACGACTATCGGCCACTGACCGTTTATCCCGGTATTGCCCGCATCGCTGCACTGGTCGGCGATGTAACCCTCTGCCCGATTGCTTTACGCTACGAATTTCTGGGCCAGCAATGGCCACACGCTTTCGTCCAGATTGGCCCTGCCCATCCACCGGCCAGTCGCGATGATATTGAAGCAATCCGGCGCGATGTGGCAATGCGCCTGACGGATGCGGTTGACCGATTACGTACTGATGTGATCGAGCAGCGGCTCGGTCGCTTTCAGCCGCTGCTCAGTGGACGCTGGGGCATTGACCGCACCTGGGACGCAGTCAGGGGTTGGTTTCGGCGACGCGGCGGAGACGACGGGCCAGCCGCGGTAGCAGCCAATCGCCTGCGAGCACGATCATAA
- a CDS encoding carotenoid biosynthesis protein → MFSDQSILQNLRRAVVTLFAVYLFIYPFAIVLVALDKVPVWGTWMGGALLILQGTLMGFWLTVRYRWWGAIAAGLILVVSWAVEHVGATTGFPFGSYSYTDVLQPQIFGVVPLAIPFAWLLIVVAAVGVAERIGHRDGKPVNDHQLNPTRVLTAASFALLLDVTIEPFAVYINRYWVWSSAEGGVYYGIPASNFIAWWVTSLILSWVLLHQRRSAARRGHTPQPFMIWLPPVLYLTNLTMFVVVNLARGQVLPALIGGLIMIVLAGDWLLPRLARRLRRVAETNP, encoded by the coding sequence ATGTTTTCCGATCAGTCTATACTACAGAATTTGCGTCGTGCTGTTGTCACGCTCTTTGCTGTCTACCTTTTCATTTATCCCTTTGCAATCGTGTTGGTGGCCCTTGATAAGGTGCCGGTCTGGGGAACGTGGATGGGAGGAGCGCTGCTTATTTTGCAAGGCACGCTCATGGGATTCTGGTTGACGGTTCGTTATCGGTGGTGGGGGGCGATTGCTGCTGGTCTGATCCTGGTCGTATCCTGGGCGGTTGAGCATGTGGGGGCAACCACAGGCTTCCCTTTTGGTAGCTATTCGTACACCGATGTGCTGCAACCACAAATTTTTGGCGTGGTGCCACTGGCAATCCCGTTTGCCTGGCTCTTGATCGTGGTTGCGGCAGTTGGTGTGGCCGAGCGCATCGGCCACCGCGATGGTAAGCCGGTCAATGATCATCAGCTTAATCCAACTCGCGTGCTGACGGCGGCATCATTCGCGTTGTTACTTGACGTAACTATTGAGCCGTTTGCCGTCTATATCAACCGTTACTGGGTCTGGTCAAGCGCAGAGGGTGGAGTCTATTACGGCATTCCGGCTTCCAACTTTATCGCGTGGTGGGTGACGAGTCTGATCCTGTCGTGGGTGTTGCTCCATCAGCGACGATCAGCCGCTCGCCGTGGTCATACGCCACAGCCGTTTATGATCTGGCTGCCACCAGTGCTCTACCTGACCAATCTGACGATGTTTGTCGTAGTCAATCTTGCCCGTGGTCAGGTCTTGCCCGCCCTGATTGGTGGTTTGATTATGATCGTGCTCGCAGGCGATTGGCTGCTACCGCGGCTGGCCCGTCGTCTCCGCCGCGTCGCCGAAACCAACCCCTGA